Within Vicia villosa cultivar HV-30 ecotype Madison, WI linkage group LG1, Vvil1.0, whole genome shotgun sequence, the genomic segment AATACATCaatacagagagagagagagagagagagagagagagagagagagagagagagagagagagagggagagagagagagagagagaagattgAAGGAGAAATGTTGTCAGAAAAATCAACATAGATGATGCTCAACTTCTTTCTTCTAGGTCATCATTGTACAACTACTATGAGTAAGAGTAGTTAATTTATCTTTTGTTGGCATTATATATAGTCGCCTGAATGTTCAATAATGATCTTGATCATGACGTTTTATGTAATTCTAATAATGCTTTAATATTGATGATCATCTTTATGCTTAATACTTGTTTTAGACTAACTTGAACATGTTTTTCATGATTTTGAAAATGATACtgagaaatattttttataattagatccAAAAAATTCATATGCTAGATGGTAAGCTTTGGAGTTAGGTTTAGGTTTATCATCCACTATTGAATCTTAATATTATCATGTTGGTTAATAGGCTGAGAGTTCGTCTAATATGTAACATGATTGTTTCCGCGTTGTTGATTTAAAGGTAAGCAACAACGCAAAGCGATGTATGGTAATATCAAATGTTAATTAGAAATGCATAATTACTAATCACAATAGCACATGAATATAAGACGAAGAAATCTAATCCCAAcgaattttattttttctcaaaACTACAAGCTTAATTACCGTTATTTTAGTATTAAGTTCTTACAATAAATAACTTTAACAATTTTTTCTTAAAATCATAAGAACAATCGAACAACTTTTAAAATCGCATCAGTCATCTGGACAGAATAGTCTGAAATACTTATTTATCGTTTGTTGATACTATAAGAGAGCAACATGGACTAGTCAAACCAACTTTCAAATTCCCCTTTATTTTGTTCAAACAAATTAGTAACAATTAtcttgaaattttttaaatatgattgCATCTCCTTttaaaaacatataaacaaacCAGAGTTTTGTATGTCTCTTTCTAACAGCTGGTGGTGAGTGAGATCACACATaacaaataatagtaataattcaCATACATAAGACTCAACTAAACCAAATGGAATATTACCAGAATCAAAATCCCACAGTTTGCATTCCACATGACCAAAATGGCATTATCCAAACCAAAACACACATGCAAGTTTTTATAAACAAACTTCCAAGTTCGGTTAAAGTAATGGCAGTAGGTCCCACACTGGCTTCATTATCAATGATCCTCCTCACTCGCCGACTCAAACAAAAAACAGAAACAAGTACTACAATAACACAAACGTTGGCATAAGTTTAACAACACTGTCTCATTCAGAAATTGATCAGAAACAGTAACAAGAAATTGATTTTTCAATGGCGGTGGAATATCAGTGCTGTGAGACGGAGTTTTTCATAAGGATAGTGATAATTGTGTTGCTTGTTGTGTTTGCTGGATTGATGTCTGGGCTTACTTTGGGTCTCATGTCTTTGAGCCTTGTTGACCTTGAGGTTCTTGCTAAATCTGGTACTCCTCAGGATCGAAAACATGCCGGTACTGTTCTATTCATAAATTCATGTCATGTTTTGATGTTCTATACATAAATAAATTCATATGATGTTTTCTTTATTGCTTAAATGTTTTTGCACGGGTTCGATTGCACGGTGAGTTTGTCAGAATCACAACGTGctatggtaaaaatggtaaaataccATGTCTTATGTGATTTCGTCAAATTCACTGTAATTTTAAATATGTATTCACTTACTTCCTTCTgtctttattattaaaaaaaattcataaattaaataattaatgtatctgatctatatataattaatgtatctggtttaTATATAGTTCAAATATATTGAATTTTGTGTTTTTTGTTGCTGTTTCAGATAAAATATTGCCTGTTGTAAAAAATCAGCATCTATTGCTATGCACtcttttgatttgcaatgcagctGCTATGGAGGTACATCTAAATTCatctgttatttattttttattttgtaaatttttGAGTAGTATAATTCGTCGTTAAAGTGATATCGTCAATCATTTgatatttttgagaaatttgagtTTTTTAAGATTACGTACCTGACTAAACTCTTACCATTGAACTAATACCTGATGATCAGGCGCTTCCGATCTTTCTTGATAGTCTTGTTGTTGCTTGGGGAGCAATTCTAATTTCTGTGACACTAATTCTTCTGTTTGGTGAGGtgagaatttttttaattttcttgcatTTTGAATTAAATATATTGCTTATAACAtgtttacattaatttttttctttgaagATTATTCCTCAATCGGTTTGTTCTCGGTATGGTTTAACGATCGGTGCAACAGTGGCTCCGGTTGTTCGTGTTCTTGTATGGATATGTTTTCCAGTTGCTTATCCAATAAGCAAGGTAATACTAATACATACACATTCAACatcatttttattgaatttttttcaatttcgatttttatttcttaattttaatttgttatattCAGTTGTTGGATTTTTTGCTCGGCCATCGCCACGAAGCCCTTTTCCGCCGAGCTGAGCTGAAAACACTTGTAAATTTACATGGTAACGAGGTATGCGTCAATACAacgaaacaattttttttatgattcctCATAAAATATTGTCACAGATAAATCATTATTGTCACAACGAAGACGACGCATTATTGAATTTGTAGTTAATTGATGATGAATTTTGTTAATGTTAGGCGGGAAAAGGCGGTGAACTAACACACGATGAAACAACTATCATTGCCGGGGCCTTAGAACTCTCTGAAAAAACTGCTGGTGATGCTATGAGTCCTATAAATGAAATATTTTCCATTGATATTAATTCAAAACTTGATAGGTGAgtaacatatttaaaaaatatttataaaaattcagATATATATATTTTCGAAATTTCATACTATTTTcgattctcaaactaaatggtTGATTTTATTAAACAGAGATTTGATGAATGTAATATTGGAGAAAGGACATAGCAGAGTTCCTGTTTATTATGAAGAGCCTACAAACATCATAGGACTTATTCTGGTATAaatcaaaaattttattttttatgatcctttaatataaataaattttatatttctttttattgttCATGATCTTTGTTTTAAGTTTTAAGCATGCATGCTTTTTAATTTTTAGATCAAGAATTTGTTAACTATTGATCCAGAAGAGGAAGTACCTGTGAAAAGTGTGACCATACGAAAAATACCAAggtattataatattttgaagtattaaaataaattagtagcCATAAATCTatgattaaattttattaaatattttgacaGGGTTCCCGAAATGATGCCACTGTATGATATATTGAATGAATTCCAGAAGGGACATAGCCACATGGCTGTTGTTGTGAGAAATTTTGACAAGACTGGGCAACAATCTTCCAACAATAATTGCAATGGTAATTAAGCACATGATTGCTATTTTGATTATCATTAATACAATGTTGTCGTGTGTCACATGATATTTTTAGTATGACACTTCTCTGAATAAAGACATGTTAAGTGTCTGACATGTGTTACTATCATGTGTTAGTATCTGATAATAAAAATTGTGTCTGGTGTCTAACATGTAACAATCGTGACACTGACATAAAGCACTGATGTTGGTGTGTTAGATATTCGACAAGTATTAGGATTTTATAATAAAAACGTATCTGATGTCTAACATGCGTCAATATCTAATATCAGTATCGGTGTCTTATGATTTTGCTGTCTCTTTAATTTTCATCGATCATGATTAAATTAATTTCCTTTGATTTTAATTATCTCTGTGAAATAGATTCAGGTGGAGATGTGAAAGTGACTATTGATATTGAAAAGACTCCTCAagaaaaaatgttgaaaaataagATGCAACTTCACAA encodes:
- the LOC131624798 gene encoding DUF21 domain-containing protein At2g14520-like encodes the protein MAVEYQCCETEFFIRIVIIVLLVVFAGLMSGLTLGLMSLSLVDLEVLAKSGTPQDRKHADKILPVVKNQHLLLCTLLICNAAAMEALPIFLDSLVVAWGAILISVTLILLFGEIIPQSVCSRYGLTIGATVAPVVRVLVWICFPVAYPISKLLDFLLGHRHEALFRRAELKTLVNLHGNEAGKGGELTHDETTIIAGALELSEKTAGDAMSPINEIFSIDINSKLDRDLMNVILEKGHSRVPVYYEEPTNIIGLILIKNLLTIDPEEEVPVKSVTIRKIPRVPEMMPLYDILNEFQKGHSHMAVVVRNFDKTGQQSSNNNCNDSGGDVKVTIDIEKTPQEKMLKNKMQLHKRKSLPNSSNSNRSTAGSSRSKKWSQNIYSDILEIDGNSIPKLPEKEEAVGIITMEDVIEELLQEEIFDETDHHFEDS